From Hydra vulgaris chromosome 07, alternate assembly HydraT2T_AEP, a single genomic window includes:
- the LOC136082499 gene encoding uncharacterized protein LOC136082499 produces MLIRRRLSVLQQLIEEYNVSVEVKLIPSKDNLADALTRVCSRWLNKLIVPECRNSCMGIVATKAESISDIHQRTGHFGVNRTLNFVRKAIPTATENDVRNVIKSCEPCQSIDPAPIRWEKGKLDVEGNWERLAIDITHYGTDKFLSLIDCGPSKYALWRQLSSLYGSFAIVRILRLIFCERGAPSEILTDNEPTFKTKEVRSFLDSWGVQIRFRAAYYPEGNGIVERNHRTIKRIAERSKMSIPEALYWYNVSADKNGASPMDKIYSYTIGVKGLGKENLPAQNVTNKRFRIGDKVWLNPPNARCYTKWQPATITRNATKQIVEVNGIPRHVKHVRPQNDTQSCIIPDVEIEMNTETGLENAKNQGEQVKDVLETNEENVEAKEIDMLLRRSGRERRMPSKYFDCYLDDP; encoded by the coding sequence ATGCTGATTCGAAGAAGACTGAGCGTGTTGCAACAGCTAATTGAAGAATACAATGTTAGCGTTGAGGTAAAACTCATTCCTTCTAAAGATAATTTGGCTGACGCATTAACAAGAGTTTGCAGCAGATGGCTCAACAAACTGATTGTGCCAGAGTGTCGGAATAGTTGTATGGGAATCGTAGCTACGAAGGCTGAATCTATTTCCGATATACACCAAAGAACTGGACATTTCGGAGTGAATCGAACGTTAAACTTTGTTCGTAAAGCAATTCCGACTGCTACTGAAAACGATGTTCGAAATGTGATAAAAAGTTGCGAACCATGTCAGTCAATAGATCCAGCGCCAATACGGTGGGAAAAAGGGAAATTGGATGTTGAAGGAAACTGGGAGAGATTGGCCATAGACATCACGCATTATGGCACTGACAAGTTTTTGAGTCTAATTGATTGCGGACCTTCAAAATACGCGTTGTGGCGACAATTATCAAGCTTATACGGAAGTTTTGCCATAGTCCGAATACTCCGTCTTATTTTTTGTGAACGTGGAGCACCGTCTGAAATATTGACTGACAACGAGCCGacatttaaaactaaagagGTAAGGAGTTTCCTTGATAGTTGGGGAGTACAAATTAGATTTAGAGCCGCTTATTATCCTGAAGGAAATGGAATTGTAGAAAGAAACCACCGTACGATCAAGAGAATAGCAGAACGATCGAAAATGTCGATACCGGAAGCACTATATTGGTACAATGTCTCAGCCGACAAAAATGGTGCAAGTCCGATGGACAAAATATACAGTTATACCATTGGTGTGAAAGGATTGGGAAAAGAGAATCTTCCTGCGCAAAATGTCACGAACAAGAGGTTTCGAATCGGCGATAAAGTCTGGCTGAATCCACCAAACGCGAGGTGCTATACAAAGTGGCAACCAGCTACGATAACTCGGAATGCGACAAAACAAATCGTAGAAGTGAACGGCATTCCGCGTCATGTGAAACACGTTAGACCTCAAAATGATACTCAGTCCTGCATTATCCCTGATGTGGAAATAGAGATGAATACTGAAACTGGTCTAGAGAACGCTAAAAATCAAGGAGAGCAAGTTAAAGATGTATTAGAGACGAACGAGGAAAATGTCGAAGCTAAAGAAATCGACATGCTTTTGCGACGGAGTGGTCGGGAACGGCGCATGCCTTCGAAATACTTTGATTGCTATTTGGATGATCCGTAA
- the LOC136082500 gene encoding uncharacterized protein LOC136082500 — MLEAAGKRLQERGICATSLLNNGGMSTLSVIRLKVNGMVATALVDTGCSKTILNKKFLPKSQCRYSNSQKVVTFEGKVHQCTGSAVVILEVDGIKARDEVILVDFQPFGVDMMLGMSSIKLLGGVSISPLGKAKFGLSYCGASALNKDKVKKIEIKKKDHEEVFNGVEWRVKWKWRDGESPDRLRNKVAQYGIPQHARADYENELQDWIDRKWLLEYDENDLGPPKGQIPLMAVIQRNKDHKIRPVLDWREANNFIETYTRDADVCVEKLREWRRMGNKPAIIDLRKAYLQLKTDKSLWPFQTVVFRNKRYCLTRLGFGLNVAPMIMKSVVSAVIDQDELMKSGTSAYVDNIFVDESVVSLDYVNRHFLKYGLESKEGEQIGNDGVRVLGLCVRKVGNKLMWSRGNRVDAISQKLTRRVVFSICGQLVGHLPVCGWLRVICSLLKRKAVSLTKGCDDEICDKNVKWVLKEVFAEVERCEPACGRIRRCDTWNKYGSDVEAEESDCFYRFRDSILLGF, encoded by the coding sequence ATGCTGGAAGCTGCAGGGAAACGATTGCAGGAGCGAGGAATCTGCGCTACCTCGCTCCTGAACAACGGTGGAATGAGCACATTATCTGTTATTCGTTTAAAAGTTAACGGTATGGTTGCGACAGCTTTAGTGGACACAGGATGTTCGAAGAcgattttgaataaaaaattcctGCCCAAAAGTCAATGTAGGTACTCAAACTCTCAAAAGGTAGTAACGTTTGAAGGAAAAGTTCATCAGTGCACTGGGTCAGCGGTCGTGATTCTTGAGGTTGATGGCATTAAAGCACGTGATGAAGTTATTTTAGTGGACTTCCAACCATTTGGAGTTGATATGATGCTCGGAATGAGTTCCATTAAATTACTAGGAGGAGTATCCATTTCTCCTTTGGGAAAAGCGAAGTTCGGATTGAGTTACTGTGGAGCATCGGCTTTGAACAAGGACAAAGTTAAGAAAatcgaaataaaaaagaaagatcaCGAAGAAGTTTTTAATGGTGTTGAATGGAGAGTCAAATGGAAATGGAGAGATGGAGAAAGCCCCGACCGATTGCGCAATAAAGTGGCACAGTACGGAATTCCACAACACGCTAGAGCAGACTATGAAAACGAACTACAGGATTGGATTGATCGGAAGTGGCTGTTAGAGTATGACGAAAATGATTTGGGGCCGCCCAAAGGGCAGATTCCTTTAATGGCTGTCATTCAGAGAAACAAAGACCACAAAATCCGACCTGTTCTGGACTGGAGAGAAGCTAACAATTTCATTGAGACATACACGAGAGATGCAGATGTGTGTGTCGAAAAGCTTAGAGAATGGAGAAGAATGGGTAACAAACCAGCAATTATTGATTTACGCAAGGCTTATCTTCAACTAAAAACTGATAAATCTCTTTGGCCCTTCCAAACAGTGGTCTTTCGAAATAAAAGGTATTGTTTGACACGACTTGGTTTCGGATTGAACGTTGCGCCAATGATCATGAAATCCGTTGTGAGTGCCGTCATTGATCAAGACGAATTAATGAAGAGTGGAACGTCCGCTTATGTTGACAACATTTTCGTAGACGAAAGTGTGGTGAGTCTTGATTATGTCAAcaggcattttttaaaatatggtttagAAAGTAAAGAAGGTGAGCAGATTGGTAATGATGGAGTTCGTGTGTTAGGGTTGTGTGTGCGCAAGGTTGGTAACAAACTGATGTGGTCCAGAGGGAATCGAGTTGATGCTATCTCGCAAAAGTTAACCAGGAGAGTTGTGTTTTCAATCTGTGGACAGTTAGTAGGACATTTACCCGTGTGTGGTTGGCTGCGAGTGATTTGTAGTCTCTTGAAGAGGAAAGCTGTCAGTCTGACGAAGGGTTGCGACGATGAAATTTGTGATAAGAACGTTAAGTGGGTGCTTAAAGAAGTATTTGCTGAGGTGGAACGTTGCGAGCCTGCTTGTGGCAGAATTAGACGCTGTGATACGTGGAATAAATATGGCTCTGATGTGGAAGCTGAAGAAAGTGACTGTTTTTACCGATTCCGTGACAGTATTCTACTGGGTTTCTGA